The following nucleotide sequence is from Bradyrhizobium roseum.
AGGCGTCGGCGGCCAGCATCACGACGTTCTTCGGCTGGCCGGCGCGGCCGGTGCGCGAAGCGTTCGGGATGAAGTCGAGCGGATAGGCCGAGCGGGTGTTCTCGGTCTTCGAGCCGTCGTCGAAATCGGGAACGCGGGTGTCCTCGTCGAGCACGACGTTTTCCAGCACGGCGCCGAAACGGTTACTGGCGGCAAAGATCTGCGGCTCGGCTTCCTTCGACAGCTTGATGCACTTGGCGTAGCAGCCGCCTTCGAAGTTGAAGACGCCGTCGTCGCCCCAGCCATGCTCATCGTCGCCGATCAACGTGCGGTTCGGATCGGCCGACAGCGTGGTCTTGCCGGTGCCGGACAGTCCGAAGAAGATCGCGGTGTCGCCCTTCGGCCCGACATTCGCCGAGCAGTGCATCGGCATGACGCCCTTGGCGGGCAGATAGTAGTTCAGCGTGGTGAACACCGACTTCTTCATCTCGCCTGCATAATAAGACCCGCCGATCAGGACGATCTTGCGGGCGAAATCGATCGCGACGACGTTCTCGGACTTGCAGCCGTGACGTTTCGGATCGGCGCGGAAGCTCGGCAGGTCGATGATGGTGAGTTCCGGCACGAAGTCGCGCAATGCCGACGCCACGGGGCGGATCAAGAGCGTGCGGATGAACAGCGAGTGCCAGGCGAGCTCGGTGAAGACGCGGGTCTTGATCTGGAAGCTCGGATCGGCGCCGCCGTACAGATCCTGCGCGTACAGCGTCATGCCTTCGGCATGCTTGAGGAAATCGGCATAAAGCGCGGAGAACTGATCCGACGTGATCGACTGGTTGCCGGCCCACCACATCTTTTCGGTAGAGGCGTCGCGAACCGTGAACTTGTCCTTCGGGCTGCGGCCGGTGAACTCGCCGGTGTCCGCGCACAGCGCGCCATCGGCCGACAACACCGCCTCGCCCGCGGAGAGCGAGTATTGATACAGCTGGGGCGCGCCGA
It contains:
- a CDS encoding phosphoenolpyruvate carboxykinase, whose translation is MQETGLRNGAFGADKFGLKNLKTVHWNLGAPQLYQYSLSAGEAVLSADGALCADTGEFTGRSPKDKFTVRDASTEKMWWAGNQSITSDQFSALYADFLKHAEGMTLYAQDLYGGADPSFQIKTRVFTELAWHSLFIRTLLIRPVASALRDFVPELTIIDLPSFRADPKRHGCKSENVVAIDFARKIVLIGGSYYAGEMKKSVFTTLNYYLPAKGVMPMHCSANVGPKGDTAIFFGLSGTGKTTLSADPNRTLIGDDEHGWGDDGVFNFEGGCYAKCIKLSKEAEPQIFAASNRFGAVLENVVLDEDTRVPDFDDGSKTENTRSAYPLDFIPNASRTGRAGQPKNVVMLAADAFGVLPPIAKLSPAQAMYHFLSGYTAKVAGTERGLGNEPQPEFSTCFGSPFLPLDPSVYGNMLRELIARHNVDCWLVNTGWTGGKYGTGSRMPIKVTRALLTAALDGSLRNVEFRTDKYFGFAVPTALPGVPSEILDPVNTWKDKAEFDKTARSLVGMFQKNFAKFEAQVDADVLAAAPDLKLAAE